Within the Hippoglossus stenolepis isolate QCI-W04-F060 chromosome 2, HSTE1.2, whole genome shotgun sequence genome, the region AATTAATTGAAGGGTAAAAAAGGAATTTAAAGAAAGTTGTTGTTCTTGCTCACTTTGATTTGTCATGCTACTTGTACTGTCTCGTGTAACGTGGTTTCTCTGATCACAGATCGGACGTTCTACGGAGAATCCCATCGACTTTGTGGTGACCGACATGGTGCCCGGTGGTCAGGCCCTCGCCGACAGTCAGGCGGCTCAGAGCACAATTTCCCGCTTTGCGTGCCGCATCATCTGCCAAAGAAACCCGCCGTACTCTGCACGGATTTACGCTGCCGGCTTCGACTCCTCCAAGAACATCTTCCTCGGGGTAGGCCCATAAAACCGGTGCTGCCGCTCGTTACTCAAAATTAAAGCATTAAacactaaaacattttttcacagGAGAGGGCGGCCAAGTGGAGGATGCAGGACGGCCAGATGGACGGACTGACCACCAATGGTGTCCTGGTGATGCACCCGCGTCACGGCTTCAGCCAGGACTCCAGACCCGGCCTGTGGAGGGAAATCTCAGTCTGCGGCAACGTCCTCACGCTGCGGGAGACGAGGTCAGCTCAGCAGAGGGGGAAGACGGTGAGGGCGACGAACACACTGAGCACGAACGTACACGAGCaaatcaaacagaggaaaagttATATATAATGTGTGATACAGAAAACTGATAAATTGAACACCAACCCTGTCACATAGTGTCAGAGAATCCCACATTTCTCCTCCAGCTGTAGAGACGTTCATTTAGAATTTTTCTCACCATTAACCCACAACTGATAAAGATCTGAATCTCTGGACTGGGCCGACgtgagtttctgtttttacaataaattgtatttgtgtggACGAGGCCTAAATGTTTTAACGTTTCATCCATCTCTTCTTTAGGTTTCCTCTGAGTCCAACGAGTTGGTGGACGGTTCGCTCATCGACCTGTGCGGCGCCACCTTGCTGTGGCGGACAGCTGAGGGCCTGGCACACACCCCCACCGTCAAACACCTGGAGGTGCTGCGGCAGGAGCTGAACGCCGGGCGGCCGCAGTGTCCTGTGGGCTTCAATACGCTCGCCTTCCCCAGCCTGCGCCGCAAAGACGTCCTGGATGAGAAGCAGCCCTGGGCTTACCTGCGTTGCGGCCACGTGCACGGCTACCACGGCTGGGGGGGACGCCGCCACCCCGAGGTGGAGGCGGAATGTCAGGAGAGAGAGTGCCCCATGTGCCGGGCACAGGGCCCCTATGTGCCGCTGTGGCTGGGCTGCGAGGCGGGATTCTATTTGGATGCAGAGCCCCCCACTCACGCCTTTGTCCCCTGCGGTCACGTCTGCTCCCAGAAGACAGCGGCGTACTGGAGTCAGATCCTGCTGCCGCACGGCACGCACGCCTTCCATGCCGCCTGCCCATTCTGCATCCGGCCGCTGAGCGGAGACGTGGGCTGCATCAGACTCATCTTCCAAAGTCCACTGGACTAGAGACCACCAGACGTCTGCACAGAACAATGAGCTCTGACTTTGGGAACTTTCATAATTTAatcctgaaaatgaaatgaatttaacTTAATTTTGACAAATTTATGTCATTTATTGATTTCTGCTCTTtcttaatttatatatatatatatgattctAACAGTTTTGACCTCAACTGTGatcatgtttgatttatttattctttcatctCTTCAGTCTTTTGTAAATGAATTTAACAGCGGCCATGTTTCCCAGCGTTTCCACTAAAACTTATTTCTGTGTCCATTCACCCATGaatgttttgacatttgatctgtttctctggaactaaataaaaatggacgacacgtctccacttcctctggttttacaaacatgaaactaaaatgtctctgatacaaacactgccatcttgtggtgatgacatcaTGCAGAGAGAAGAATAATCTCTTTCCCAACCACTGTTCCTTGGTCAAGGAAAgatgagaaggagaagctgtaaggagttaggaaacGAGTTCGGAAAGAAGAACCACTTTGCAGAGACTTTATTTAAACCAGAAGATCCACACAAAATGTACATACACTAGTCTGAACATCAAACACTTAATTACTTCATCTCACAATGAAAAATGGTTTTGGATATTCATGATCAGGAAAAGGATTCCTGACGCCATCGTGTGATCCCCTGACCTTctctctagcgccaccatgaggccAAACTCCCAGTTTGAAATAAGGAATTCAGAAATTGTATGTTTCACACCTTAAAATGTCCCtggacagaaaaagaggagaacaaCGTCAGACTTCAAAACCACTTGTCAGATCTGAACTAGATTTTAAAACAGAGTTACAGATTTAAGAACCTTTATCTTATtgatcaaaatacaaaaatgagcATTTCACAGTTTTAGAGATCACATCAGACCAAGAACTGCTTCACCTAGATTTGTCAAATCCAGAccagattgtaaataaagaaatacataaatatccCTGTCTCTTATCAAACTGTATatattcttcatttatttatgtatgaaGTATTTATTGAAGTATTTATTGAATCATttctttctgtatattttttatttggaacaAATTACAAAGTTATGTTACCGGATGTGATGTGACACCTGTGATCGACAGGTGGCAGCAGCGCGCTGTGACCCCGCCCCCCTGGTCTGCCGCGGTGCATGCCGGGTAGTTTACCGGCGGTGTCCGGTGCCGTAGTCCAGCTCGAGGCTCCTCCGGTGTGTCggtgatgatgaagagatgaTGAAGCGGAGAAACCCCGGCGGCTGCTCCTCACACCACAGGTACAGAGGTCGAGCCCCGCGGCCACTGCGCCGCTGCTCCTCCGGTCCGTCCgctaacaagctaacaagctaacaagctaacgtGCTAACGTGCTAGCGGTAGCCAGCCTACGTGTAACCCCTGACAACATTAGCTTTAGCATCAGCTGTGGTCGCAGGCCGCGGGTCCTCTGAGCTTCCGCCGCTGCGTCATCGACCCGTTACCGAAAATACACGTCTGTACGGTTCTTCTTGGGATGACGTCACTGTCCGCGCAGCGGGTTCGATGCCGGACATGCAGCAAGTGCTCTGGAGCTAAGCGGCAGCTAGCCAGCTAGCCAGCTAGCCGGCTAGCCGGCTAGCTGGCTAGCTGCTGTCACTGGAGCCCCAGCTGAGATGAGAAACCTGAAGATAAACACCCAGAACATTTCTATTTAATATTCTCATGTTAGAAAAGCTGCTCTGGATAAATAATGTTGCGAGTTGAACTCTACTCCTCCTTCCTGGTCCCAGCTGAAGCTTCGTGTGGTTCAGTGTGGTTCAGTGTGGTTCAGGTCACAGAGGGGAACTACTGTTTGTAtcgtaataataatgatgatcatATAGAATATCACGTCTCTAGGTTCCTTCGTTTCCCTCAGGAGGTTTTAAAAGGTagtaataattattaataatacattttatttcatggaaCCTTTCTAGACACCCAAGGACAAATATatcataaccaaacacatgattAATTAATATCAAACCAAGAGTTTGATACGGATTAGGAGACCAACACCACCAGTACAACCTATAGTAAAACAACAGGTTTCACATTTGTAAACGCAGATgcaattttcagtttttacctgATGTCCCTGCAAACACCAGATTAGGCCGCTCCTGAGCTGTGATGGTCGATGTGCAGCATCAAGTCCTCCAGAGCGCCGCGTGTCCAAAAGTATAAATCACTCAATCATGTCTATTTCTACCTC harbors:
- the LOC118099037 gene encoding E3 ubiquitin-protein ligase pellino homolog 1 isoform X2; translated protein: MSSSVSGTFTPGASEVLCNGSLPCGDKGRRKRRFALCRRNRANGVKPSTVHTSCSTEATKAVSNKEQHSISYTLSRAQTVVVEYTQDSNTDMFQIGRSTENPIDFVVTDMVPGGQALADSQAAQSTISRFACRIICQRNPPYSARIYAAGFDSSKNIFLGERAAKWRMQDGQMDGLTTNGVLVMHPRHGFSQDSRPGLWREISVCGNVLTLRETRSAQQRGKTVSSESNELVDGSLIDLCGATLLWRTAEGLAHTPTVKHLEVLRQELNAGRPQCPVGFNTLAFPSLRRKDVLDEKQPWAYLRCGHVHGYHGWGGRRHPEVEAECQERECPMCRAQGPYVPLWLGCEAGFYLDAEPPTHAFVPCGHVCSQKTAAYWSQILLPHGTHAFHAACPFCIRPLSGDVGCIRLIFQSPLD
- the LOC118099037 gene encoding E3 ubiquitin-protein ligase pellino homolog 1 isoform X1: MFSLGQGNIPTSPASTKGPIKYGELLLLGCNGSLPCGDKGRRKRRFALCRRNRANGVKPSTVHTSCSTEATKAVSNKEQHSISYTLSRAQTVVVEYTQDSNTDMFQIGRSTENPIDFVVTDMVPGGQALADSQAAQSTISRFACRIICQRNPPYSARIYAAGFDSSKNIFLGERAAKWRMQDGQMDGLTTNGVLVMHPRHGFSQDSRPGLWREISVCGNVLTLRETRSAQQRGKTVSSESNELVDGSLIDLCGATLLWRTAEGLAHTPTVKHLEVLRQELNAGRPQCPVGFNTLAFPSLRRKDVLDEKQPWAYLRCGHVHGYHGWGGRRHPEVEAECQERECPMCRAQGPYVPLWLGCEAGFYLDAEPPTHAFVPCGHVCSQKTAAYWSQILLPHGTHAFHAACPFCIRPLSGDVGCIRLIFQSPLD